Proteins from a single region of Crassaminicella profunda:
- a CDS encoding DUF6470 family protein, with product MELSMTSTRAQIGINRTPGKLEINQPNPELKMHTQPPKIQIKSEQSKVQIDQYVCFKEEGQKNVEDLIKDNAAFAKQKSLQGIARIVRQGNEMAAIENKGDVIPSQARENAHDLFNKEFNIGVIPKSRPQINFTGGTVDIQSEWGKVTFDAKVSKPNINYTRGKLETYLKQKNSLNIEVVGGEFNRVG from the coding sequence ATGGAACTTAGTATGACTAGTACAAGAGCGCAAATAGGGATCAATCGAACACCAGGAAAGCTTGAAATCAATCAGCCAAATCCAGAACTAAAAATGCATACGCAGCCCCCTAAAATACAAATCAAATCAGAACAATCAAAGGTTCAGATTGATCAATATGTATGCTTTAAAGAAGAGGGTCAAAAGAATGTAGAAGATCTTATCAAAGACAATGCAGCCTTTGCAAAACAAAAATCATTACAAGGGATTGCTCGTATTGTTAGACAAGGAAATGAAATGGCAGCTATAGAAAATAAGGGAGATGTTATTCCTAGTCAAGCAAGAGAAAACGCTCATGATTTATTCAACAAAGAGTTTAATATAGGGGTAATTCCAAAGAGTAGACCTCAAATTAATTTTACAGGTGGTACGGTAGATATCCAATCAGAATGGGGAAAAGTAACTTTTGATGCAAAGGTTAGTAAACCTAATATCAATTATACAAGAGGAAAGCTAGAAACTTACCTAAAACAAAAAAATAGTTTAAACATTGAAGTGGTAGGTGGAGAGTTCAACCGTGTAGGTTGA
- the flgL gene encoding flagellar hook-associated protein FlgL, with translation MRITNSMMTNTMMRNIFNNLNSMAKLDQQMATGKRINMPSDDPIGISQVLKLSSDISHHEQYKKNVDQALSWMQATETSVMQLKDVMQKVRELTARGATGTLTDEDKAAIQKDITQLKDQIVSIGNTNFAGKYIFAGYNTMEKPFAVEGTTIGNKLKYNGRILSPGGAIDDDIEDTDFQEFLTNKNNKAPTYDQMADKMNIEIGTGDMLNANLNGTEILQKGFYGTFETLTKLEKSLGGEKDYKQGFVDMEYGTRAISYTELDNSNDDKSINIKIGNDSFDLKLPYEELTEESIQNAIDSVEHLKKNGVKVHLDEKNKTISFTAQAEITPKVSLGISTISTNTITYKDGDLDNSSKDRKLKIKIDGEENSHELSLPASNPLTQKDIQDEIDKIPALKTKNVTVKIDDTNKTITFSADNENITVEGTLGNTEIMTTSGKANQQIAPILVGERMKGTIETDDTNHQFNLTIDGIEETINLPQNKKYELDTQFGKDELLKDIQDQIDGKPSFLGKVKVSFTEDHRLKFTGNYQDASNTDFESIKISNLDDNKFLTKIGFANDQVSQKASIKTEKIDISGMLKDMDQNLNNVLAKLSEIGAKTNRLELDKNRLDDNILNFTALLSKTQDADMMETVMKFKTAENIYRASLSTGAKIIQPTLMDFLR, from the coding sequence ATGCGTATTACAAATAGCATGATGACCAATACCATGATGAGAAATATATTCAATAACTTAAATAGCATGGCAAAGCTTGATCAGCAAATGGCAACAGGAAAAAGAATCAATATGCCTTCAGATGACCCTATTGGTATATCACAGGTTCTAAAGCTTTCATCAGATATTTCTCATCATGAACAATATAAAAAAAATGTAGATCAAGCTCTTTCTTGGATGCAAGCAACAGAAACATCTGTTATGCAGTTAAAGGATGTTATGCAAAAGGTCAGAGAGCTCACAGCAAGAGGGGCTACAGGAACACTTACAGATGAAGACAAAGCCGCTATACAAAAGGATATTACCCAATTAAAGGATCAAATCGTATCCATAGGAAATACCAACTTTGCTGGAAAATATATCTTTGCTGGATACAATACAATGGAAAAGCCCTTTGCGGTAGAGGGAACAACAATAGGGAATAAACTTAAATATAATGGTAGAATATTAAGTCCTGGAGGAGCTATTGATGATGATATAGAAGATACAGACTTTCAAGAATTTTTAACCAATAAAAATAATAAAGCGCCTACTTATGATCAAATGGCAGACAAGATGAATATAGAAATAGGTACAGGAGATATGCTAAATGCCAATTTAAATGGAACGGAAATCCTTCAAAAAGGCTTTTATGGTACTTTTGAAACATTGACAAAGCTAGAAAAGAGTTTAGGTGGAGAAAAGGATTATAAACAAGGCTTTGTGGATATGGAGTATGGAACTAGAGCAATAAGCTATACAGAGTTAGATAATAGCAATGATGATAAAAGCATAAATATAAAAATAGGGAATGACAGTTTTGATTTGAAGCTTCCTTATGAAGAATTGACAGAAGAATCAATACAAAATGCAATAGATAGTGTGGAGCATCTCAAGAAAAATGGTGTGAAAGTACATTTAGATGAAAAAAATAAAACAATTAGCTTTACTGCACAAGCTGAGATTACGCCAAAGGTTTCTTTGGGAATTTCTACTATAAGCACAAATACGATTACTTATAAGGATGGAGATTTAGATAATAGTAGTAAAGATAGAAAACTTAAAATAAAAATAGATGGAGAGGAAAATTCTCACGAACTATCATTACCTGCAAGCAATCCATTAACTCAAAAAGATATACAAGATGAAATAGACAAGATTCCAGCGTTAAAAACTAAAAATGTAACTGTAAAAATAGATGATACAAATAAAACCATTACCTTTTCAGCAGATAATGAAAATATCACAGTAGAAGGAACTTTAGGTAATACAGAAATCATGACTACCAGTGGTAAAGCAAATCAGCAGATTGCACCAATCCTTGTGGGAGAAAGAATGAAGGGAACCATAGAGACGGATGATACAAATCATCAGTTTAATTTAACCATTGATGGAATAGAAGAAACCATCAATCTTCCTCAAAATAAAAAATATGAACTAGATACCCAATTTGGAAAAGATGAACTATTAAAAGATATTCAAGATCAAATTGATGGGAAACCATCCTTTTTAGGAAAAGTAAAGGTTTCCTTTACAGAAGACCATCGACTAAAATTTACTGGAAATTATCAAGATGCATCTAATACAGATTTTGAAAGTATAAAAATTAGCAATCTAGATGATAATAAGTTCTTAACGAAGATAGGTTTTGCTAATGATCAAGTTTCACAAAAAGCTTCCATAAAAACAGAAAAAATAGATATTAGCGGTATGCTTAAAGATATGGACCAAAATCTCAATAATGTTTTAGCAAAGCTTTCAGAAATCGGTGCAAAAACCAATCGATTAGAATTAGATAAAAATCGTCTAGATGATAATATACTAAATTTCACAGCATTATTATCAAAAACCCAAGATGCAGATATGATGGAAACCGTTATGAAATTTAAAACAGCAGAAAATATTTATCGTGCTTCTTTATCTACAGGAGCGAAAATTATACAACCAACCCTTATGGATTTTCTTAGATAG